The Patescibacteria group bacterium genomic sequence TTTCCGCCAACCCGTCGTTGTAAACCGAACGCCACCGGGGCGAAGCGCGCAGATACTCAAGAAAAGAAAAACTTTTTTTGATGTCAGAATTGATCTGTTCCATATTCAAGTTAAAATACCATATTTCCCACCAAGGAATCTTGGGATAATCCTCTTTCGGGCTGATGAGCACCAGGCCGATATCATAATACTGCATTTGAGCGATCATTTGCTCGGGATCGAAAAACGCCTTATACTCTTCAAGCGCTGTCCGGCCGCGCATGGGATATTCAGGCAAGCGCCCGTCGATGAATAATTTTCTTTCCGGATATTGCCAGATCAGATAGCCGCCCCAGCCGTAATCATTGAAAATCTTCAAATCGTTCCATTCCGGGTGCGCTTGCAAAAAAGCCACGGCCTGATACGGATATTGGTCCTGGTAATTTTTTTCCGGCGTCGCGGTGAAAGGCGTCCGGAAAATAAAAATGCCCGCGCCCGCCAACAGAGCCAGCGTTAAAACGGCCAGGGATAAATTTTTTAGCGCTATATTTATTTTTCTTTTTCCCGGTAAACGGGCATTGCCGGCCGGCATTGGCAGAGAAGTTTCCGGTTCCGGCTTTAGGGCGAAGAAATTGATAAAAAAACAGGAAATAATCGGCAAGGAAACAATAAATAATAAAGGGAAATGCCGCCGGGCTTTGAAGGCCAGCGCGGCGAAAAAAATAACTAAAATGGTTTGGTAAAGGTCGATTTTTCGGCGTTGCCCGCCTTTAATGAAAAAAGCGGCGAAAAATAACAGCGCCAAAAAAATCAAAACGATCTCGAGATAGCCTAACTGCGGAAAAACAAAGGGATAGCTGTATTGGCTCTGCCATTCGCCAAGGTAGATTTGATAAAAAGAATCGCGGCAACCCAATAAAAAAAGGTGAAGGCGATAACCGTAAGGGGTGGCGAGCGTCGCCGCCAGAGCCAAAAAAGAAAATCCGGCCAAGCTGCCGATTTGTTTGAGGTTTAAAACTCCGCGGTAATCGATAAAGCGAACGGGAAATTTTTTGGCGCTCCATAATTCTCCGGCCTTAACGAGGGCGAACAGCCCCAAGACAAAAAAGCCGACCAAGAATCCGCCATGAGCCGAGGCCCAAAAAATAAAAAGCGGAATCAGCCAAACCAGCAGGCGGTAATTTTTGTTCCGCTGATAAAGATAGATGATGATAGCAAGAAGGAGCAGACAAAGAATGGTTATTTCCTGCACCCTGACGCCCAATAGCGGCAAGCTGGCATAAGTGCCGAAAGCTTGCAAAATTAAAACGAAAAACAAACCCCGATCGTCAGTCAGAAAAAATTTTCTGGTGAAGGCGAGCTGGATTATCAAGGCGGCGACGATCAGCAGGGCGAAAAAAACGCTTAACGCGATATAACCGAAATAATGATAAACCAAATAAACGAATATTTCCGGCAGCCATTCGTGATCGACCCAGCGCGTTCCCGATAAAGTATAATCTTCATAATTGATGTCCGGCACGGCGCGAGTCTGCCAGATCTGCTCGCCCATTTTCAAATGCCAGCCGAAATCCGGGTCAAGATAACCGAAAGAATTATTCAGCAAGACCGCGAAAACAAAAAGATAAAACGCGACCAGCAGTATTTTTAGCCAAATTTTACTTGGCTTTTTTTCTTCTAACATACTTTATTATTATAGCAAACTATAAGGCATAATCCGAACCTGCGAAATTATTTTAAAAAGTCCCCTCCTCGGGAGGGGTGGCCGCGCCTCGCGGACGGGGAGGGTCTATTACTGACATTATTTCAAAAATCTTTGCCACTTTTTTTAAAAAAAGTGGCGCAAAAAACTGCGCGCAGGGACAAATTTTGGGACGCTTCGCTATGAAACCTAGCAAAATTGCTATACTCGTCCGCTTTTATTTATAAATTTATTATAATAAAGAAGCGGCCTTCGGACAACGCAATTTTGCACGGTTTCCACGCTGCGCGTCTTATCCAAAATTTTCCAATGCGCGCTACAAGGAAATTAATTTATTTTATAATGACTTTTATCATTGACAGCAATCGGTAATTTTGCTATAATTATTATAGATAAAGTCAAAATTAACTTTATCCAAAAATAAAAACAAAAAATGAAAAATTTGCAAAAACGGGCGAATTCACCGATTTCTATTTTTTATTGCCTAAAATTAAATAAATATCTCTACTCTATTTCCCTCTTTGCCATAGTGCTGGGGATTTTTTTATTGCCTAAAACGGCCTTAATGGCCTCGATCACGCCTGATAAAATAATTTCTCTGACCAATAAAGAAAGGGACCGCGCGGGATTAGATTCGCTTGATCTTAACGATCAACTGACCAAAGCCGCGGTGAACAAGGCGCAAGCCGTTTTAGACAGCCAGACATTCGATCACGCCATCAACGGCAAAAAATTTTCCAGCTGGATCAGAGAAACCGGCTATCAATATTCGCTGGTGGGCGAAAATTTGGCAATGGACTTTATCACCGCGGAGGGATTACTGCGGGCCTGGATCGCTTCGCCTGAACATCGCGCCAATATTTTAAATGACAAATACGGCGAGATCGGCGTCGGCATCGCCGAAGGAAAATTCGCCGGGCAAGATACGATCATCGTCGCCGAAATTTTCGGCGCCCCGCTCGTCAAACCCGCGCCGATCCCCAAAAGTATCTCCCGCCTTAACGAGCGAATCATGCCTTGGGAAAGCGGCTCAAAAAATTATTTATCCATCTATCATTCTTTCCTCGGAAATTTATCCCGGCTCGCCGCCAGTCACGCCAATCTCTTTTAAAAATTTTCAATACTGATATCAAAAATATCCGCCAACCGCGGATATTTTTTACTTTTTACTTACTGCTTTTTACTTAATTATCAGTCCGCGCCATATACTCCTCCCGAGTAATCAGTATCATTCTTGATCTTCAAAATAAATCTTTCGACGTTAACTTGATGGTTATTGTCGTTAAAAACCACTTCGGCCAAATATCGATCAGCTTGTCCATGATAGAAAATCAAGGCGCGATTAACATTGATAAAATCAACGTCATCGACCGTTGCGCTGCTGTCACCGGCATGATTTGCCTCCGCCAAGGCCGAAATATTGCCACGGATGTATGATTCCACCTCGTCCAGCGCTTTATTAAAACTATCAACCACGAGATCGCGATCGGCGGCATCAACCGGGGCTATTTTTTGCCGATTGACTCCGGCGGCAAATTGCACATTTCCGCTAAAAATAAAAACAAGGAAGACGGCCGCCGCAACTGAAAAAAGGGAATAAAGCGCCACGCCCAGAAAAAAATTTTCTCTTTTCTCGCGTATTTTTTTTCTCTGCCTCATATGATTATATAAAATGAATAAGATCGGCAGGACCGAGATCAGCCAAAACTTCCCGTCGGTAATTCTTTTTCGGGCACCCTCAAAAAAGCGGTTTTTGCGTTTTACCTTGAAGTTTTTCCGCTGCAGAAAATATTTTAATTGCGCCATATTGTCCGTCAAAACCGGGTTTAATTTCTAATTTTCCTTCTCTGACTCTTTTTATTCCTTCCGCCACCAGCGGCAAGGATTTTTTCGCCAGCGATTCTTCGGGCAAATCCATTAAAATCGAGAGTTCCGGACCAAAATTTTTGATCATCCGGTTGTATTCGGTTTTAACTTTTTGCGAGCTTCTTGATTTAACACTCAAAGCTTCGGCGATTATTTTGTCCAGTTCAACTAATTTGATGTAGGGATAACTTTTGGGCGACTTGCCGCCCTCGGGGCGGTCAGCCAATTCTTCAACGCGATTTAAAACGCCAATGGTGAGAGGTTTTTTGCAAACCGGACAAATTCCTTTTAGCTTTTTAGTTTCCAAGGGCGTTAGAGAAATTCCGCAAGCGGCATGGCCGTCATAATGATACATCCCCTCTTCCGGATAAAATTCTATCGTCTTGATTATTTTCTTAAGATCCTTATTCTTTATTGTATCATAAATTTCTTGATAGGAAAAATCATTTAAGTCAAATACGTTACATTCCCGGCCCAGATTAGCCAAGCTATGCGCGTCGGAATTTGAAAGCAGCGTCAAGTTGTCAAGCGCGGTCAAGCGCCAATTCATTTCCGGGTCAGATGACAATCCTGTTTCATAGGCGTAAATATTTTTAGTCTGGTCGCGAAAACATTCTTCCATCTTATCAAAACCGGACTTCGAGCCGAAAACCGAAAACCAGGGCGTCCAGATATGCGCCGGATAAATCAAGAATTGCGGATGAATGTCCAAACAAATTTTCACCAAGTCGGGTGCGCTCATTCCCAAAATCGGCCGGCCATCAGAACGGATATTAAATTTCTTGTCCAAATATTCGTTCAGCTTTTTTGCCGCGGCGATATTCGGCGCCATGATTACCAAATGAATTCTTCTCGCGTGCGGCCCGCCGTCTTTATAGATCAAAGCCACTTCCGTCGAGAGAATAAATTTAATAAAAGAGTCCCCTCTCGAGAGGGGTGCCGAGCCCGCCGCGTCCGCCTTGGGCGTGGGCGAGGCGGGGTGTGTTACGTTTGTACCGCTTTTTAGCCGGTATAAACCGCTGACGCCGATTTCTTCCAGTTCCTCTTCGATATTTTTGAACCACAACGGATAAGTGAAATCGCCGGTGGCGATAATATCAATGCCCTTGATCCGGCAAGCCGCGTCAATGTTCGGCAAAGTTAATTGCCCCGAACAGGCGCGAGAATATTTGGAATGGATATGGAGATCTAAAATTTGTTTCATAATACTGCTATATTACCACCTCCGATAATTTTGGCAAAGAAATCAAATAATCTCTTTAAGTTCGGCGATCATTTTTTGCGCTAATTGTTCCGCCTTAGCCGGCGAATCGCTTTCGGCATAGATGCGGGCGATCGGCTCGGTATTAGAGGGGCGCAATTGCACCCACTCATGATCAAAATCAATCCTTAATCCGTCAACTTTATCGATCCGCGAGCCTTGATATATTTTTTCCAGTTGCGAATAAATCTTCGGCCAATCGATCTTCCCGGGCATTTCGATTTTATTTTTGGCAATGAAATAAGCCGGGAAAGTTTTTCTCAATTCCGAACATTTGCCTTTAAATTCAGCCAGCGCGCTTAAAAATAAAGCAATGCCAACTAACGCATCGCGCCCATAATGCAGTTCGGGATAAATCACTCCGCCATTGCCTTCGCCGCCAATTACCGCTTTAACTTCTTTCATCTTCGCCACCACATTCACTTCGCCGACCGCCGAAGGGAAATATCGTCCGCCGCGTTTTTCGGTAACGTCTTGCAAAGCTCGGCTGGATGACAAATTGGAAACCGTATTACCGGCACCGCTCTTAGCTAAGACGTGATCAGCCACCGCGACCAAGACATATTCCTCATTAAAAAAACTGCCGTCTTCGCAGACTAATGACATCCGATCGCCGTCCGGATCAACCACAATTCCCAAATCGCATTTTTTTTCCATCACCAAGGCGGACAAATCTCCTAAATTTTTATCCAGCGGTTCGGGATGATGGGCAAAGTGTCCGGACAGATCGCAATTTAATTTTTCAATTTTATTTACACCTAAACGCTTTAAAAGTTCGGGAACATCGCGCCCGCCGACCGAATTGATGCCGTCGACCGCGATTATAAAATTACGTTCGGCGATCGCCAGCCGATCAACTAGGCCTAAGGCTAAAATCTTATCCAGATGCTCGGCCAAAAAATATTCCCGCTGAATTATTTTCCCGAATTTTTCTTCGCCGGCCAGATCAAACTTCAAATCCTCCGCGATCGCTAAAACTTTTTCGCCTTGCGCTTGAGTTAAAAATTCTCCGCTCGCCTCAACCAACTTTAATCCATTCCAGCCATTAGGATTATGCGAAGCGGAAATAATAATACCGCCGGCAGCCTGGCTGGATATGACTGCCATCTGCAAGCTGGGAGTAGACAATAGGCCAGCATCGATAACTTCAACGCCCAGACTTGCCAAAGCATTAGCCGCCAAATTATGATAAATTTCGCTGGAAGGGCGGGAATCGCGGCCGATGATTATTTTCGGCTCACTAACTTTTTCCTTTAAAAATTGCCCGAAAGCCATGACGAATTTTACCGTCTCTAATGCCCCCAATCCTTCACCGGTTCGGCCGCCGACGGTCCCGCGAATGCCGGAAATTGATTTGATCAAAGTCATAGATTTATTTTTCCTCTAATATTTTTTCCGCGATTGCCAATTCTTCGCGGCTGTTAATTCCCATTGCTTCATGCGCCTCGATGGGCAAACTCTCGATCTCCAAACCTGACTCGAAAGCGATTTTTACCATATCAGTCAAATAATATTCGCTTTGCTTATTGTTATTGCGCAATTTATCAATATTGTCCCAGAGCCATGATTTCCTGAAACAAAAAAGTCCGGGATTTACTTCGGTGATCTTTTTTGTTTCCTCGCTAGCGTCCTTGAATTCCTTAATCTCAATTATCTCGCCAGCTTCATCACGGACGATCCTTCCCCAGTGGCGGAAATTTTCCCGCCAATCTTCAAAATCAGGCAAGTTAACTGTCATCATGGTCAATTCCCCTTGATGAGCCTTTACCAAATTTCTGATCGTTTCTTTGGTGATAAACGGATGATCGCCATAAAGACCGATCAAATTCTTGACTTCTTCCTCTACTGATTCTCGGGCACAGGAAAAAGCATGGCCGGTGCCTAATTGTTCATCCTGGATGGCATAATCACAATCAAATTCGCTTAACGCCTGCCTGATCATTTCCTGATTATCCGGCGAAACAACAATAATCGGCCGGTCGCAAACGCCGGACGCCACCACTTCCCGAAGCAAGCGCTTGATCATCGGCTCGCCATTTAAGGGAACTAAAACCTTGGGCAATTCGGAGTTCATCCGCGTTCCCTTGCCGGCCGCCAATATAATCACTTGATTCATAAAAAATTATTAGTATTAGCTTTACTATAATAACAAATATTATCAAATAAAAAAAGCCCGCACTGTAGAAATGCGAGCTTTGTCAACCTGATTTATGGTTGAAAAAATTTCAGCGACCCGGTTAATCGCGCGGATCATGTTCTCTTGGAAAAAGCGGACGTATTTCAAAAACAACTACGTCGTCTTCTGATACCGAGACCCGATTCGTTTCAATCGCCTTCAGCGGATGGTCAGCGGGAGTTCGCCGCGGCGGCCGAGGAATAGAAAGCTTATTTCTGGCTGCCGCTCCGGAGAGGGCATTGATTTGCTCGTCGAATTTGCGAGCCAAAGGATCGCCGCCGCCCATGGTCGGATCGCCTTCGATAATAATTGTCAGGAAAGTGTCCCCGGCCGACGTCGGATTAAAACCGCCGGGCGAAATTTTTCCCGGCCAGCCGTTTTTCTTGAAAAAAAAGAAATTTCCCAGCTCTGATTTGTGATACAGAATATTGGCCCGCTCGCCCTGGGAAAATCTTTTCAGCCAAAGCTGGAAGAAAAACGACTCGACCGATAACAGCGCGTTTAAAATCATCTTAAAGAACGCTTTGATTACTTCACTAACACTCACAACAACCTCCTTAATTAAGTGAATTTCTCAAATCTATTTCCTTATCTTTTATCATATTCCCCCTCAAAAGTCAACGCTCGATTAGTCAATTAGTTGATTAGGCACTTAGTCGTAAAATTTATCGATTTACTACAAAAAAACGGTCGCAGTCCGCGGCGACCAGTCCTGAACTTTCTTATCCTGAGTTTGCCGAAGGAGCCGATGAAGACTGCGACGGAACAAAAAAACGGCGAAGATTCTTGAAAATAAAAATGGTCACAGCCTGCGATGAGACTGTGACCAAACAAATTTATCTTTTGAAACGGAGAGAAACATGATTTTGAGGCAACGTCTCTCCCGGACCGCCCCAGCTATTTAAAGAAGAATAGCTCCCAACCCCCAAGACAAATCCGGCATAAAGGCAGGGAACGCAGAGATGATTATATCTTCTCTGCGGCCCATAATCGGGTTTCCAGAAACCCGGCGGATGAGCAAAATCATCATGATAATAACGATAAACTGATTTCCAGGCAAGGATTGTTTTATCGCCAAAATATTTTTCAAAGAACAGAAAACCTTTAGCTCTTATGGCCCATAGATCAAAAAATCCTAACTGACTCTCCATCATCCTGTTTTTCACTAGATAGGCATACATTTCATTAGCATCGACGAATCCCACCCCGGGCTCATCATCAGGATGGCGCCATTGCTCGACGTCACTGATATCATACCTCTTCGGCCCACTAAGCTGGATGTCTGGATGCAAAACTACACCGGCAACAAAATATTTCGGTGCTTCATGCCAAAGTGTTTCATTGAAACGATAAATTCCTTCCGAGTAATAACCCTGCATAGAACCACCGGGTTTGTCGTAGTAATGCCCTTGCGAGTCAACATTGATAACGATAACAGGATCAATGACAGGTTTTTTTATTTGATCATATCTCATTATCTCCTCCTTTGCTGAATATCGTTTTCATTGGATCTTTTATAAATTACAATTTATTGTAAAAAGGACTAATCAATGAAAGTTAATCACGTTTCAATAATTTTGTCAACGACCACTATTAATATTCCTTATAGCGAGCATTGAAAATTTCCGTTAAGTCACGAGCGTAGAAGCCGTGTAAAATTTCACTGTTTGAGCGCGCCTCGCGCGAGTTTGAAATTTTACTAGGCTTCCTAGCGGAGTGATAGGAAATTTTCACCTGCGAGCAGTTTTTGCGCCACTTTTTTAAAAAAGTGGCAAAGAGATAATTATCAGCGTCTCAGCCCAAGGCAAAATGCGCCGTAGCTAAATTAATTATTTATTTTTCAACTTTCCTAATTTTATTACCCAACGCCTCATTAAGTATATTTATATCAATTGTTTTCAAATAGTATGAGTTGTCCTTTCTATAAAAATCTAACCATTTCAGATAGTTATCCGATTTACGAAAAAAGAGCCAAATTATTTTCCACGAACCTCCTAGAAGACCTAGGCCAGCCCCAATAAATATACTTATTGAAAAACCAAAAGAATATTTAATAAAAAAATAATAATTAGCCAATAAAATTATAAATCCTGCAATACTATATGCAGATATTGTTATAATATATTTTTTTAAAACTGGCTGTTGCTTTATAATATTTTTTTGCCCAAGCCTTATTGTTGCTGGAATATCAAAAAATAATGGAATAAAAATATTAGCAAATAAATAAAAAAATGTGGTGAAAAAAATTACTATAATAAGCGTTGCCAATAGCATTATCATATAAAATTTTTATTATTGTCTTATAATTTATAATTACCACAAATCTCTAAAAATAGCAAAAAACCTGCCGTTATGGCAGGTTGATTGAATTTGATTACATTATTCTGGCGGCTTCCTACTCTACCAGGGCTCACCCCGTCATCCGACGGGGCAAGGGCCACAATCACTGCAAACAAAAAAACCTGCCCTTGAAGCAGGTTAATTGAATTTGATTGCATTATTCTGGCGGCTTCCTACTCTACCAGGGCTCAGGCCCAAGTACCATCGGAGCAAGCGGGCTTAACTTCTGAGTTCGGGATGGGATCAGGTGTGACCCCGCCGCGATGCCACCAAAATAATAAAATCAAATTAGCAAAAAACTTTGATAACTGAATACTTAGACTGCTAAACTAAAATTTTACTGAAATCTACAAAACCTGTTCGTAGTATTCGCGTAAAATTCGTAGTATTCGCATTATACAACCAACTTGGTTAAAGGTAAAACGTGTGTCATCTTAGAAACAAAAATGTGGGAAAATCAAATGGTTTATTAGTACCTCTCCGCTCAATACCTTGCGGTACTTACACGTAAGGCCTATCAAGGCAGTATTCTCCTGCCAACCTATGAAACCTAATCTCAGAGACAGCTTCGCGCTTAGATGCTTTCAGCGCTTATCAAAACCGAAGGTAGCTACTCGGCAATGCCCCTGGCGGGACAGTCGATACACCAGAGCTTCGTTAATCCCGGTCCTCTCGTACTAGGGATTAGACTCTTCAAGTTTCCGCGACCATAGTAGATAGGAGACCAACCTGTCTTACGCATTTCTTAATCGTCTGTTACCAAACGTATGGACTATACCACCATCCGGTTTTAACCGGAGGTCAACGTGTTAGCAATGCTCTTCGCATCACTCTCTCCCTGTGCGGGATCAGTCTCTACGGGGTTAAATTATGCCTCTTCCTTTTTTTGGAGTAGTTAAGTTCCCTGAACTTATCTATCATACCAGCCAATATTTCAAAATCTTTTTGATCTTTGACGTTCTCTTTCAGCTCAAATATCTTGATCATCAATTCCGCCTGACGTCTTTTTAAGATCAAATAAGGTTTTACTTGGGACAGAAAATCGACGATGTCATTTTTTTTATTGACGACATATTCCATTATTCCGTCTTTTCGTTCTCTCATATAACCGGCTCCGACCAGAGCGCAAACTCTCGCGAAGTTTTCTTTTTCTTTTTTGGCTTGGAAGAAGGCGATGCAGGGAGAAATCTGGAATCCGAACCGATAGGTCGGATTAGGTTTCAGCCTGACATAGATACTTCCATCACCATCGAGAAAACCGGCTAAATAAGCCAAATTTTTGACTGTGATGTTTTTAGACATAATCAACTTCCCTCGGTATTATCCTAACATGTGACAGGTTATTTTGCAATAACTAATGTCAGGACTTCACCGATATGAGTTGACTTTTTCGAATTCGATTACTCGAATAAGCCGCCAAATTGACGGTTTGAACCCAGCTCGCGTGCCTCTTTAATGGGCGAACAGCCCAACCCTTGGGAGCTTCTACACCCCCAGGATGAGACGGGCCGACATCGAGGTGCCGAACCTGGTCGTCGCTGTGGACGCTTGGACCAGACTAGCCTGTTATCCCCAGAGTAGCTTTTATCCGATGAGCTTCCACCATCCTATATTGGATGGTCGGATCACTAAGTTCTGCTTTCGCAACTGCTCGACGTGTCAGTCTTGCAGTAAAGCCGGCTTGTGCCTTTGCGCTATCTCCCGGGTTTCCATTCCGGGATAGCCGACCTTTGTAAACGCCTCAGTTACTTTTTATGAGGCATCCGCCCCAGACAAACTACCCGCCAGACACTGTTCCCCGGAAGGATTCACTTCCTAGGGTAAGAATTTAGAACAAACAAGGGTGGTATCTCACTGGTGCCCGAAGGCTCCCACCTATTCTGAACATGCGTATCCCAAATCCAATATCAAGTTATAGTAAAGCTTCATGGGGTCTTTTCGTCCAGCTATGGTTAATGAGCATCTTCACTCATCCTGCAATTTCGCCGAGTGCATCGTTGAGACAGCGCCCAACTAGTTACGCCATTCAAGCACGTCGGAACTTACCCGACAAGGAATTTCGCTAATCGCTTTGCTTAATATTACTATTAAGCCC encodes the following:
- a CDS encoding CAP domain-containing protein, yielding MPKTALMASITPDKIISLTNKERDRAGLDSLDLNDQLTKAAVNKAQAVLDSQTFDHAINGKKFSSWIRETGYQYSLVGENLAMDFITAEGLLRAWIASPEHRANILNDKYGEIGVGIAEGKFAGQDTIIVAEIFGAPLVKPAPIPKSISRLNERIMPWESGSKNYLSIYHSFLGNLSRLAASHANLF
- a CDS encoding endonuclease Q family protein: MKQILDLHIHSKYSRACSGQLTLPNIDAACRIKGIDIIATGDFTYPLWFKNIEEELEEIGVSGLYRLKSGTNVTHPASPTPKADAAGSAPLSRGDSFIKFILSTEVALIYKDGGPHARRIHLVIMAPNIAAAKKLNEYLDKKFNIRSDGRPILGMSAPDLVKICLDIHPQFLIYPAHIWTPWFSVFGSKSGFDKMEECFRDQTKNIYAYETGLSSDPEMNWRLTALDNLTLLSNSDAHSLANLGRECNVFDLNDFSYQEIYDTIKNKDLKKIIKTIEFYPEEGMYHYDGHAACGISLTPLETKKLKGICPVCKKPLTIGVLNRVEELADRPEGGKSPKSYPYIKLVELDKIIAEALSVKSRSSQKVKTEYNRMIKNFGPELSILMDLPEESLAKKSLPLVAEGIKRVREGKLEIKPGFDGQYGAIKIFSAAEKLQGKTQKPLF
- the glmM gene encoding phosphoglucosamine mutase — its product is MTLIKSISGIRGTVGGRTGEGLGALETVKFVMAFGQFLKEKVSEPKIIIGRDSRPSSEIYHNLAANALASLGVEVIDAGLLSTPSLQMAVISSQAAGGIIISASHNPNGWNGLKLVEASGEFLTQAQGEKVLAIAEDLKFDLAGEEKFGKIIQREYFLAEHLDKILALGLVDRLAIAERNFIIAVDGINSVGGRDVPELLKRLGVNKIEKLNCDLSGHFAHHPEPLDKNLGDLSALVMEKKCDLGIVVDPDGDRMSLVCEDGSFFNEEYVLVAVADHVLAKSGAGNTVSNLSSSRALQDVTEKRGGRYFPSAVGEVNVVAKMKEVKAVIGGEGNGGVIYPELHYGRDALVGIALFLSALAEFKGKCSELRKTFPAYFIAKNKIEMPGKIDWPKIYSQLEKIYQGSRIDKVDGLRIDFDHEWVQLRPSNTEPIARIYAESDSPAKAEQLAQKMIAELKEII
- a CDS encoding NTP transferase domain-containing protein translates to MNQVIILAAGKGTRMNSELPKVLVPLNGEPMIKRLLREVVASGVCDRPIIVVSPDNQEMIRQALSEFDCDYAIQDEQLGTGHAFSCARESVEEEVKNLIGLYGDHPFITKETIRNLVKAHQGELTMMTVNLPDFEDWRENFRHWGRIVRDEAGEIIEIKEFKDASEETKKITEVNPGLFCFRKSWLWDNIDKLRNNNKQSEYYLTDMVKIAFESGLEIESLPIEAHEAMGINSREELAIAEKILEEK